The following proteins come from a genomic window of Geminicoccaceae bacterium SCSIO 64248:
- a CDS encoding amidase — protein sequence MISEPTDLADFSAAALVRAYRRGQASPVEAVKAVLARIDAFDPAVNAFCWRDDEASLKAGALSEARWARNEPMGRLDGVPATIKDLLLMQGAPTRRGSRSTDDAAAGEDSPATARLREAGAVLVGKTTTPEFGWKGVTDSPLTGVTRNPWNTGRTPGGSSGGASVAAALGMGALHVGTDGGGSIRIPSAFTGTFGLKPSFGRVPAYPMSPMGTVSHVGPMTRTVTDAAMMLSVMAQPDARDWYGLPDLDGRDYTIGLEDGVRGLRVAYSRTLGYLDVDPAIAALVDDAVDVLGELGAIVEEADPGFEDPWELFTTHWYAGAGKLLAAIPAERLHLIDEGLRRVAAEGADIPLAAYLDVEAGRRALGVRMRAFHERYDLLVLPTLPLVAFEAGIEFPDALLQGRWTNWAGSMYPFNLTQQPAASCPAGLTPEGLPVGLQIVGPQYRDDLVLRAARAYESARPFAMPKAPNVTHQAG from the coding sequence ATGATCAGCGAACCGACCGACCTTGCCGACTTCAGCGCCGCCGCCCTCGTACGTGCCTACCGACGCGGCCAGGCATCGCCGGTCGAGGCGGTCAAGGCCGTGCTGGCCCGCATCGACGCCTTCGACCCGGCGGTCAACGCGTTCTGCTGGCGGGACGACGAGGCGAGCTTGAAGGCGGGCGCCCTGTCGGAGGCTCGCTGGGCCCGGAACGAGCCGATGGGCCGGCTCGACGGCGTGCCGGCGACGATCAAGGACCTCCTCTTGATGCAGGGCGCGCCGACCCGCCGCGGCAGCCGCTCCACCGACGATGCCGCCGCGGGCGAGGACTCGCCGGCGACGGCGCGGCTGCGCGAAGCGGGCGCCGTCCTGGTCGGCAAGACCACGACGCCCGAGTTCGGCTGGAAGGGCGTGACCGACAGTCCGCTCACCGGCGTCACGCGCAATCCCTGGAACACGGGCCGCACGCCGGGCGGCTCGTCGGGCGGCGCCTCGGTGGCGGCCGCCCTCGGCATGGGCGCGCTTCACGTCGGCACCGACGGCGGCGGGTCGATCCGCATCCCCTCCGCCTTCACCGGCACGTTCGGGCTCAAGCCGAGCTTCGGCCGCGTTCCCGCCTATCCGATGAGCCCGATGGGCACGGTCTCCCATGTCGGGCCGATGACCCGGACGGTGACCGATGCCGCCATGATGCTGAGCGTGATGGCGCAACCGGACGCGCGCGACTGGTACGGCCTGCCCGATCTCGACGGGCGCGATTACACGATCGGCCTCGAGGACGGGGTGCGCGGCCTGCGGGTCGCCTACAGCCGCACGCTCGGCTATCTCGACGTCGATCCGGCCATTGCCGCGCTCGTCGACGACGCGGTCGACGTCCTGGGCGAGCTGGGCGCCATCGTCGAGGAGGCCGATCCCGGCTTCGAGGATCCGTGGGAACTGTTCACGACGCACTGGTATGCGGGCGCGGGCAAGCTTCTGGCCGCTATCCCGGCCGAACGCCTTCACCTGATCGACGAAGGCCTGCGCCGGGTCGCGGCCGAGGGCGCCGACATACCGCTTGCCGCCTATCTCGACGTCGAGGCCGGCCGTCGGGCGCTGGGTGTGCGCATGCGCGCCTTCCACGAACGCTACGACCTGCTCGTGCTGCCGACCCTGCCGCTGGTCGCCTTCGAGGCCGGCATCGAGTTCCCGGACGCGTTGCTCCAGGGGCGCTGGACCAACTGGGCGGGCAGCATGTACCCGTTCAACCTGACCCAGCAGCCGGCGGCATCCTGTCCCGCCGGCCTGACGCCCGAAGGGCTACCCGTCGGGCTCCAGATCGTCGGGCCGCAATACCGCGACGACCTGGTCCTGCGCGCGGCCCGCGCCTATGAGAGCGCGCGGCCGTTCGCGATGCCCAAGGCGCCGAACGTGACGCACCAGGCGGGATAG
- a CDS encoding SUF system Fe-S cluster assembly protein has product MSERNEDRALDQAEAFLNQADEGAPTPERLAEVQAIGEGVIEALKGVYDPEIPVNIYELGLIYKIDIDDGNVVSVAMTLTSPACPVAGSLPGEVEEKVSRVDGVSAAKVDVVWDPPWNPSMMSEEAQLELGMM; this is encoded by the coding sequence ATGAGCGAGCGCAACGAGGACCGGGCGCTGGACCAGGCGGAGGCCTTCCTCAACCAGGCCGACGAGGGCGCGCCGACGCCGGAGCGTCTGGCCGAGGTCCAAGCGATCGGCGAGGGTGTGATCGAGGCGCTGAAGGGCGTCTACGATCCGGAAATTCCGGTCAACATCTACGAGCTCGGCCTGATCTACAAGATCGACATCGACGACGGCAACGTCGTCAGCGTCGCGATGACGCTGACCTCGCCGGCCTGCCCGGTCGCGGGCTCGCTGCCCGGCGAGGTCGAGGAGAAGGTCAGCCGTGTCGACGGGGTGTCGGCCGCCAAGGTCGACGTCGTCTGGGATCCGCCCTGGAATCCGTCGATGATGAGCGAGGAAGCCCAGCTCGAACTGGGCATGATGTAG
- a CDS encoding cysteine desulfurase, translated as MSDTLAAPQVLRNDFDVEAVRAQFPGLQQEVNGRPLVYLDTAASAQKPQRVIDRLAAFYAHDYANIHRGVYDLSQRASDAHDAARETVRRFLNAAEAKSCIFVRNGTEAMNLVAESFVADRLGPGDAVLITGMEHHANVVPWLRLRERKGIALKVAPLTDDGALDLDAFTALLNEPDTKFVGVSWVSNALGTVNPVKEIVRRAHERGVPVMVDACQAAQHIAIDVQDLDCDFLAFSGHKVYGPSGVGVLYGKIAHLEAMPPYQTGGDMILSVSYDEVVWNELPYKFEAGTPDIAGAVGLGEAIDFLTELGIEDVARHEAEVMAYALERLAEVPGLHMVGNAPERCSVLSFVVDGAHPHDIGTLLDLDGIAIRAGFHCAQPTIEAMGHPGTVRASIGLYTTKGDIDRLVDSLKRVAAMFA; from the coding sequence ATGAGCGACACGCTGGCAGCGCCGCAGGTCCTGCGCAACGACTTCGACGTCGAGGCCGTGCGCGCCCAGTTTCCGGGCCTGCAGCAGGAGGTGAACGGGCGGCCGCTGGTCTACCTGGACACGGCCGCCAGCGCGCAGAAGCCGCAACGCGTCATCGACCGGCTGGCGGCGTTCTACGCGCACGACTACGCCAACATCCATCGCGGCGTCTACGACCTGTCGCAGCGGGCCTCCGACGCGCACGACGCGGCCCGCGAGACCGTGCGCCGCTTCCTCAACGCCGCCGAGGCGAAGAGCTGCATCTTCGTGCGCAACGGCACCGAGGCAATGAACCTCGTTGCCGAGAGCTTCGTCGCCGACCGGCTGGGACCGGGCGACGCCGTGCTGATCACGGGCATGGAGCACCACGCCAACGTCGTCCCCTGGCTCCGCCTGCGCGAGCGCAAGGGCATCGCGCTGAAGGTCGCTCCGCTGACGGACGACGGCGCGCTCGACCTCGACGCCTTCACCGCGCTCCTGAACGAGCCGGACACGAAGTTCGTCGGCGTCAGCTGGGTTTCGAACGCGCTGGGTACGGTCAATCCGGTCAAGGAGATCGTCCGGCGCGCGCATGAGCGCGGCGTGCCGGTCATGGTCGACGCCTGCCAGGCGGCGCAGCACATCGCGATCGACGTCCAGGACCTCGACTGCGACTTCCTGGCCTTCTCCGGCCACAAGGTCTACGGCCCTTCGGGCGTCGGCGTCCTCTACGGCAAGATCGCGCATCTCGAGGCCATGCCGCCATACCAGACCGGCGGCGACATGATCCTGTCGGTCAGCTACGACGAGGTCGTCTGGAACGAGCTGCCCTACAAATTCGAGGCCGGGACGCCCGACATCGCGGGCGCGGTTGGCCTGGGCGAAGCGATCGATTTCCTGACCGAGCTCGGCATCGAGGACGTGGCGCGGCATGAGGCGGAGGTCATGGCCTACGCCCTTGAACGTCTGGCCGAGGTGCCGGGCCTGCACATGGTCGGCAACGCGCCGGAACGGTGTTCCGTCCTGTCCTTCGTCGTCGATGGCGCCCATCCGCACGACATCGGCACGCTGCTCGATCTCGACGGCATCGCCATCCGGGCAGGGTTCCACTGCGCGCAACCGACCATCGAGGCGATGGGCCATCCCGGCACGGTGCGCGCCTCGATCGGCCTGTACACGACGAAGGGCGACATCGACCGCCTGGTCGACAGCCTGAAACGCGTCGCGGCGATGTTCGCCTGA
- the sufD gene encoding Fe-S cluster assembly protein SufD, whose amino-acid sequence MALRPRSIEAPAVYARLFEQAKERLPGADRPWLQAIRKEGFEAFHAQGFPTQRVEAWKYSNLNSLARIDFRLPSAPGLTEADLAPWLFEAPSLQRLVFVDGVFVPGLSRIAPADGMSVRRLADIVESDEAAARTLFAATDDGERSFSALNAAFVGDGVLIDVAPGVTVDGPVHLLHVISASAEPAMVNLRHSVRVGADARLDLVESHVALEGSAGLTNLLTRYELGANAHLGHDRLQFGHGSGHLIGRAEIDMAEDAVLDQTVATLGYGFVRNETHGTLSGRNGHLKLAGLFFGQERQHIDTVIQIDHAVPDCESDQFYKGVLDDRAHGAFAGKIHVHRDAQKTNAYQANDNLLLSEHAEIDTKPELEIYADDVKCSHGATAGEIDETELFYLRSRGLDPVTARSMLTFGFVGAVLDRFNRPEVVPQVRVAIADRLPGGEGLKDMA is encoded by the coding sequence ATGGCATTGCGTCCCCGCAGCATCGAGGCGCCGGCCGTCTACGCCCGCCTGTTCGAGCAGGCGAAGGAGCGGCTGCCCGGTGCCGACCGCCCCTGGTTGCAGGCGATCCGCAAGGAAGGCTTCGAGGCGTTCCACGCACAGGGCTTTCCGACCCAGCGTGTCGAGGCCTGGAAGTACAGCAACCTCAACAGCCTGGCGCGCATCGATTTCCGCCTTCCGTCCGCGCCGGGGCTGACCGAGGCCGACCTGGCGCCTTGGCTGTTCGAGGCCCCGAGCCTGCAGCGCCTCGTCTTCGTGGACGGTGTGTTCGTGCCCGGCCTGTCGCGGATCGCGCCCGCGGACGGCATGAGCGTGCGCCGGCTGGCCGACATCGTCGAGAGCGACGAGGCGGCGGCCCGGACTCTGTTCGCCGCGACCGATGATGGCGAGCGGTCGTTCAGCGCCCTGAACGCCGCCTTCGTCGGCGACGGCGTCCTGATCGACGTGGCGCCGGGCGTGACCGTCGATGGCCCGGTGCACCTTCTCCATGTCATCTCCGCCAGCGCGGAGCCGGCCATGGTGAACCTGCGCCACAGCGTGCGAGTCGGCGCCGATGCCCGGCTCGACCTGGTCGAGAGCCATGTGGCGCTCGAAGGCAGCGCCGGACTGACCAACCTGCTCACGCGCTACGAGCTGGGCGCCAACGCCCATCTCGGCCACGACCGCCTCCAGTTCGGTCACGGCAGCGGCCACCTGATCGGCCGCGCCGAGATCGACATGGCCGAGGATGCGGTTCTCGATCAGACGGTCGCCACGCTGGGCTACGGCTTCGTGCGCAACGAGACGCACGGCACGCTGTCGGGGCGGAACGGCCATCTCAAGCTCGCCGGCCTGTTCTTCGGCCAGGAGCGCCAGCACATCGACACGGTCATCCAGATCGACCATGCCGTGCCGGACTGCGAGTCCGACCAGTTCTACAAGGGCGTGCTCGACGACCGGGCGCATGGCGCCTTCGCCGGCAAGATCCACGTTCATCGCGACGCGCAGAAGACCAACGCCTACCAGGCGAACGACAACCTTCTGCTGTCCGAGCACGCCGAGATCGACACCAAGCCCGAGCTCGAGATCTACGCCGACGACGTCAAGTGCAGCCACGGCGCCACCGCGGGCGAGATCGACGAGACGGAGCTGTTCTATCTCCGCTCGCGCGGTCTCGATCCCGTGACGGCGCGCTCGATGCTGACCTTCGGCTTCGTCGGCGCGGTGCTGGACCGTTTCAACCGGCCCGAGGTCGTCCCCCAGGTCCGCGTCGCGATCGCGGACCGGCTGCCGGGCGGCGAGGGCCTGAAGGACATGGCATGA
- the sufC gene encoding Fe-S cluster assembly ATPase SufC, whose product MLEIKNLHVRIEDGGREILKGLNLSVGAGEVHAIMGPNGSGKSTLAYILAGRDGYEVTEGSITYDGQDLLEMEPDERAVAGVFLAFQYPVEIPGVNNMYFMRTALNGQRKARGEDEVDAAQFMKLAREKANLVGIRPDLLKRSVNSGFSGGEKKRNEILQMAVLQPRIAVLDETDSGLDIDALKTVADGVNALRSPDRAIVVITHYQRLLDYIVPDHVHVLADGQIVRSGDKTLAQELETTGYGEIVGAGDAAVPAE is encoded by the coding sequence ATGCTCGAGATCAAGAACCTGCACGTCCGCATCGAGGACGGTGGCCGGGAAATCCTGAAGGGGTTGAACCTGTCGGTCGGCGCCGGCGAGGTGCATGCCATCATGGGGCCGAACGGCTCCGGCAAGAGCACGCTCGCCTACATTCTGGCCGGCCGTGACGGCTACGAGGTGACCGAGGGCTCGATCACTTATGACGGCCAGGACCTTCTGGAGATGGAGCCGGACGAGCGCGCCGTCGCCGGCGTGTTCCTGGCGTTCCAGTACCCGGTCGAGATCCCCGGCGTGAACAACATGTACTTCATGCGCACCGCCCTGAACGGCCAGCGCAAGGCGCGGGGCGAGGACGAGGTGGACGCCGCGCAGTTCATGAAGCTCGCGCGCGAGAAGGCCAACCTGGTCGGGATCCGGCCGGACCTGCTCAAGCGCAGCGTCAATTCCGGTTTCTCCGGCGGCGAGAAGAAGCGCAACGAGATACTGCAGATGGCGGTCCTCCAGCCGCGGATCGCCGTGCTCGACGAGACCGACTCCGGCCTCGACATCGACGCGCTCAAGACCGTGGCCGACGGCGTCAACGCGCTGCGCTCGCCCGATCGCGCCATCGTGGTGATCACGCACTACCAGCGCCTGCTCGACTACATTGTGCCCGATCACGTTCATGTCCTGGCCGACGGCCAGATCGTCCGGTCGGGCGACAAGACGCTGGCTCAGGAGCTGGAGACGACGGGCTACGGCGAGATCGTCGGCGCCGGCGACGCAGCCGTGCCGGCCGAGTGA
- the sufB gene encoding Fe-S cluster assembly protein SufB, producing the protein MATALDTVQAYQGREYKYGFVTDIESEIAPKGLDEAVVRMISTKKGEPDWLTEWRLTAYRRWLDMEEPSWAKIGYAPIDYQEISYYAAPREKDGPKSLDEVDPEIRRTYERLGIPIQEQKLLAGVAVDYVFDSVSVATTFKKTLEEKGIIFCSISEAVKNHPDLVRKYLGSVVPQGDNFFASLNSAVFSDGSFVYVPKGVRCPMELSTYFRINAAGTGQFERTLIIADEGSYVSYLEGCTAPQRDENQLHAAVVELIALDDAEIKYSTVQNWYPGDENGQGGVYNFVTKRGLCKGRNSKISWTQVETGSAITWKYPSCVLQGDGSRGEFYSVALTTNAQQADTGTKMIHIGKNTTSRIVAKGIAAGKSDSTYRGLVRVLKGADNARNHTQCDSMLIGDRCGAHTVPYIEVKNRTSNVEHEATTSKISEDQLFYCTQRGISEEDAVALIVNGFCREVMQELPMEFAVEAQKLLAINLEGSVG; encoded by the coding sequence ATGGCAACCGCCCTCGACACCGTCCAAGCCTATCAGGGCCGCGAATACAAATACGGGTTCGTCACCGACATCGAATCCGAGATCGCGCCCAAGGGGCTCGATGAAGCCGTCGTGCGCATGATCTCGACGAAGAAGGGCGAGCCCGACTGGCTGACCGAGTGGCGGCTCACCGCCTATCGCCGCTGGCTCGACATGGAGGAGCCGTCCTGGGCCAAGATCGGGTACGCGCCGATCGACTACCAGGAGATCAGCTACTACGCGGCGCCCCGCGAGAAGGACGGCCCGAAGAGCCTGGACGAGGTCGACCCCGAGATCCGCCGCACCTACGAGCGGCTAGGCATCCCGATCCAGGAGCAGAAGCTGCTGGCCGGCGTCGCCGTCGACTATGTCTTCGATTCCGTCTCGGTCGCGACCACGTTCAAGAAGACGCTCGAGGAGAAGGGCATCATCTTCTGCTCGATCTCCGAGGCGGTGAAGAACCATCCCGATCTCGTCCGCAAATATCTGGGCTCGGTCGTGCCGCAGGGCGACAATTTCTTCGCGTCGCTGAACTCGGCGGTCTTCTCCGACGGCTCGTTCGTCTACGTGCCCAAGGGCGTGCGCTGCCCGATGGAGCTGTCGACCTATTTCCGCATCAACGCGGCCGGCACGGGCCAGTTCGAGCGCACGCTGATCATCGCCGACGAGGGCTCCTATGTGAGCTATCTCGAGGGATGCACGGCGCCGCAGCGCGACGAGAACCAGCTGCATGCCGCCGTGGTCGAGCTGATCGCTCTCGACGACGCCGAGATCAAGTACTCGACGGTGCAGAACTGGTATCCCGGCGACGAAAACGGTCAGGGCGGGGTCTACAACTTCGTGACCAAGCGCGGCCTGTGCAAAGGCCGGAATTCCAAGATCAGCTGGACGCAGGTCGAGACCGGCTCGGCGATCACCTGGAAGTACCCGAGTTGCGTGCTCCAGGGCGACGGCTCGCGCGGCGAGTTCTACTCGGTCGCGCTGACGACCAACGCCCAGCAGGCCGATACCGGCACCAAGATGATCCATATCGGCAAGAACACGACCAGCCGGATCGTCGCCAAGGGCATCGCCGCCGGCAAGTCCGACAGCACCTATCGCGGCCTGGTCCGTGTGCTGAAGGGTGCGGACAACGCCCGCAACCACACGCAGTGCGACTCCATGCTGATCGGCGATCGCTGCGGCGCGCACACCGTGCCCTATATCGAGGTCAAGAACCGGACCTCGAACGTCGAGCACGAGGCGACCACCTCGAAGATCAGCGAGGACCAGCTGTTCTACTGCACCCAGCGCGGCATCTCCGAGGAGGACGCCGTAGCGCTGATCGTCAACGGCTTCTGCCGCGAGGTCATGCAGGAACTGCCGATGGAGTTCGCGGTCGAGGCGCAGAAGCTTCTCGCGATCAATCTGGAAGGCAGCGTCGGCTGA
- a CDS encoding SUF system Fe-S cluster assembly regulator gives MIRLSKLADYGIVIMIRMARAPERVFTAPEMAGQTGIPQPMVSKILKALAKQGLVRSHRGARGGYGLGHDARALSVADVIVALEGPIAMTACVEDGANDCEIASLCHARGNWQRINDAIKGALSGIKLAEMAQPLAGGDGLHQPRPALQGRLQPVE, from the coding sequence GTGATCCGTCTGAGCAAGCTGGCCGACTATGGCATTGTGATCATGATCCGTATGGCCAGGGCGCCGGAGCGGGTCTTCACGGCGCCTGAGATGGCCGGCCAGACCGGCATCCCGCAGCCGATGGTGAGCAAGATTCTGAAGGCCTTGGCGAAACAGGGCCTGGTTCGGTCGCACCGTGGCGCGCGAGGCGGCTACGGGCTTGGTCACGACGCGCGGGCCTTGTCGGTGGCCGATGTGATCGTCGCGTTGGAAGGTCCGATCGCGATGACCGCCTGCGTCGAGGACGGCGCGAACGACTGCGAGATTGCCAGCCTGTGCCATGCGCGCGGGAACTGGCAGCGGATCAACGACGCGATCAAGGGCGCGCTCAGCGGCATCAAGCTGGCCGAGATGGCGCAGCCGCTCGCCGGCGGAGATGGACTGCATCAGCCCCGACCGGCGTTGCAAGGGCGTTTGCAGCCCGTCGAGTGA
- a CDS encoding BrnT family toxin has product MIFEWDTAKNEANDRKHGLRFEDAGQVFAGQCVTFEDDRVDYGERRLLTLGMLAGRLVVIAHTPRGEAIRIISMRKGNKREKDIYQKRLEQT; this is encoded by the coding sequence ATGATCTTCGAGTGGGATACGGCGAAGAACGAGGCGAACGATCGCAAGCACGGGCTCCGGTTCGAGGATGCAGGCCAGGTATTCGCCGGACAGTGCGTCACGTTCGAAGACGATCGCGTGGACTACGGCGAACGACGTTTGCTGACGCTCGGCATGCTCGCTGGACGGCTGGTCGTCATCGCGCACACGCCGCGAGGTGAAGCGATCCGTATCATCTCGATGAGAAAGGGGAACAAGCGTGAAAAAGACATCTATCAAAAGCGACTTGAGCAGACTTGA
- a CDS encoding BrnA antitoxin family protein: MSRLDAIQDRDIDYSDIPALDDTFYTKALTDWPPPKKQLTIRLDEDVLDWLKAPGKGYQSRINRILRAAMDAHKKKLDA, translated from the coding sequence TTGAGCAGACTTGATGCCATTCAGGATCGTGACATCGACTACTCGGATATCCCGGCCTTGGACGACACGTTCTACACCAAGGCCCTTACGGATTGGCCGCCGCCGAAGAAGCAATTGACGATTCGGCTTGACGAGGATGTGCTCGACTGGCTGAAGGCCCCCGGCAAAGGCTATCAAAGCCGGATCAACCGCATTCTGCGCGCCGCCATGGACGCGCATAAAAAGAAGCTGGACGCGTAA
- a CDS encoding NADP-dependent isocitrate dehydrogenase has translation MDKIKVAKPIVEIDGDEMTRIIWQMIKDKLILPYLDVELLYFDLGVEHRDATDDKITVEAAEAIKANNVGVKCATITPDEARVQEFGLKQMWRSPNGTIRNILGGTVFREPIICKNVPRLVPGWTKPIVIGRHAFGDQYRATDFRVPGKGKLTLRFEPEDGSSAKEYEIFNFPGAGVALGMYNLDDSIRDFARASLNYGLNRGYPVYLSTKNTILKAYDGRFKDLFEEVYESEFKDTFAKAGITYEHRLIDDMVAAALKWNGDFVWACKNYDGDVQSDTVAQGFGSLGLMTSVLTTPDGQTVEAEAAHGTVTRHFRQHQQGKETSTNPIASIFAWTRGLSYRGKIDGTPEVEAFAATLEKVCIDTVESGKMTKDLAILIGPDQPWLNTMAFLDALDANLKTAMAKPA, from the coding sequence ATGGACAAGATCAAGGTAGCGAAGCCGATCGTCGAGATCGACGGCGACGAGATGACCCGGATCATCTGGCAGATGATCAAGGACAAGCTCATCCTGCCCTATCTGGACGTCGAGCTGCTCTACTTCGATCTCGGCGTCGAGCATCGCGACGCCACCGACGACAAGATCACCGTCGAAGCGGCCGAGGCGATCAAGGCGAACAATGTCGGCGTCAAATGCGCGACGATCACGCCGGACGAGGCCCGCGTGCAGGAGTTCGGCCTGAAGCAGATGTGGCGCTCGCCGAACGGGACGATCCGCAACATCCTGGGCGGCACCGTGTTCCGCGAGCCGATCATCTGCAAGAACGTGCCGCGCCTGGTGCCGGGCTGGACCAAGCCGATCGTGATCGGCCGCCATGCGTTCGGCGACCAGTACCGCGCGACCGACTTCCGGGTGCCCGGCAAGGGCAAGCTGACGCTCCGCTTCGAGCCCGAAGACGGCTCCAGCGCCAAGGAGTACGAGATCTTCAACTTCCCGGGCGCGGGCGTGGCGCTCGGCATGTACAATCTCGACGATTCCATCCGCGATTTCGCGCGGGCCTCGCTCAACTACGGCCTGAACCGCGGCTACCCCGTCTATCTCTCGACCAAAAACACGATCCTCAAGGCCTATGACGGCCGGTTCAAGGACCTGTTCGAGGAGGTCTACGAGAGCGAGTTCAAGGACACGTTCGCGAAGGCGGGAATCACCTACGAGCACCGGCTGATCGACGACATGGTCGCGGCCGCGCTCAAGTGGAACGGCGACTTCGTCTGGGCCTGCAAGAACTATGACGGCGACGTGCAGTCCGACACGGTGGCCCAGGGCTTCGGCTCGCTCGGCCTGATGACCTCTGTCCTGACGACGCCCGACGGCCAGACGGTCGAGGCCGAGGCGGCGCACGGCACGGTGACGCGCCACTTCCGTCAGCACCAGCAGGGCAAGGAGACCTCGACCAACCCGATCGCGTCGATCTTCGCCTGGACGCGCGGCCTGTCCTATCGCGGCAAGATCGACGGCACGCCCGAGGTCGAGGCCTTCGCCGCGACGCTGGAGAAGGTGTGCATCGACACGGTCGAATCGGGCAAGATGACCAAGGACCTCGCCATCCTGATCGGCCCGGACCAGCCCTGGCTCAACACCATGGCCTTCCTCGACGCCCTCGACGCCAACCTCAAGACGGCCATGGCGAAGCCTGCCTGA
- the hslU gene encoding ATP-dependent protease ATPase subunit HslU, translating to MTALTPREIVSELDRYIVGQKAAKRAVAIALRNRWRRQQLDEGLRDEVLPKNILMIGPTGCGKTEIARRLARLANAPFIKVEATKFTEVGYVGRDVESIIRDLVELALTMTRERLRKDVAATAELNAEERVVTALVGETASKETREKFRRMLRDGQLAEREIEVDVQASSGGGPMIDIPGMPGAQMGMVNIGDMLGQAFGPRSKRKKMTVAESYTVLMAEESDKLLDQDRVKSEAIAAVEENGIVFLDEIDKISGRENRGGDVSREGVQRDLLPLIEGTSVTTKYGAVRTEHVLFIASGAFHLSKPADLLPELQGRLPIRVELDPLSRADLRRILVEPEASLVRQYEALMKTEGVTLDFTDDGIEEIARLAADFNERVENIGARRLQTVMEKLVEDVSYTASDRNGDSVRVDRDYVAHQVGELAQQSDLSKFIL from the coding sequence ATGACTGCTCTGACTCCGCGCGAGATCGTCTCCGAGCTCGACCGCTACATCGTCGGCCAGAAGGCCGCGAAGCGAGCGGTCGCCATCGCCCTGCGCAATCGCTGGCGGCGGCAGCAGCTGGACGAAGGGCTTCGTGACGAGGTCCTGCCGAAGAACATCCTGATGATCGGCCCGACCGGCTGCGGCAAGACCGAGATCGCCCGGCGTCTCGCCCGCCTCGCCAATGCGCCGTTCATCAAGGTCGAGGCGACCAAGTTCACCGAGGTCGGCTATGTCGGCCGCGACGTCGAATCGATCATCCGCGACCTGGTCGAGCTCGCGCTGACCATGACCCGCGAACGGCTGCGCAAGGACGTCGCTGCGACGGCGGAGCTCAACGCCGAGGAGCGGGTCGTCACGGCCCTGGTCGGCGAGACGGCGTCCAAAGAGACTCGCGAGAAGTTCCGCCGCATGCTGCGCGACGGCCAGCTCGCCGAGCGCGAGATCGAGGTCGACGTTCAGGCGTCGTCCGGCGGCGGCCCGATGATCGACATTCCGGGCATGCCGGGCGCGCAGATGGGCATGGTCAATATCGGCGACATGCTGGGCCAGGCGTTCGGGCCGCGCAGCAAGCGCAAGAAGATGACCGTCGCCGAGAGCTACACCGTCCTCATGGCCGAGGAGTCGGACAAGCTGCTCGACCAGGATCGGGTCAAGAGCGAGGCGATCGCCGCGGTCGAGGAAAACGGCATCGTGTTCCTCGACGAGATAGACAAGATCTCCGGCCGCGAGAACCGCGGCGGCGACGTCAGCCGCGAGGGCGTGCAGCGCGACCTCCTCCCTCTGATCGAGGGGACCAGCGTCACGACCAAATACGGCGCCGTGCGGACCGAGCACGTCCTGTTCATCGCGTCGGGCGCTTTCCACCTGAGCAAGCCGGCCGACCTGCTGCCCGAGCTGCAGGGCCGTCTGCCGATCCGCGTCGAGCTCGACCCTCTGTCGCGCGCCGACCTGCGGCGCATCCTGGTCGAGCCCGAGGCCAGCCTCGTCCGCCAGTACGAGGCGCTCATGAAGACGGAAGGCGTGACCCTCGACTTCACCGACGACGGCATCGAGGAGATCGCCCGTCTCGCCGCCGACTTCAACGAGCGGGTCGAGAACATCGGCGCCCGCCGGCTCCAGACCGTGATGGAGAAGCTGGTCGAGGACGTGAGCTACACGGCCTCCGACCGCAACGGCGACAGCGTCCGGGTCGACCGCGACTACGTCGCCCACCAGGTCGGCGAGCTGGCGCAGCAGTCCGACCTGTCCAAATTCATCCTGTAG